The sequence below is a genomic window from Salicibibacter cibarius.
GGATAACGCAAAGCCGCACAACTAGTCATTCGTCCGTTGTTGGTTCGCAGAACGACCTTTAGCTTTATTATAGTTAAACGGCATGCAGAGCTGAGATGTAGATCTACTGCTTATAACTGAACTCAAGGATAAGAGTATATAGAGTATATTAGATGAAATCTTATTGCATAGGAGGATTATTAATGGAATCCACTCAAAATATAATCACCGATATAGAAGAATTTATATATAAAGAGGCTGATCTTATTAATAGTGAACAATTAAATGAATGGTTAGAATTGTTTACAGATGACGCCTTTTATTGGATACCTTCTAACTCAGATGACATCGATCCTAAAAAACATGTTTCTATTATATATGATGATCGTAAACGTTTAGAAGAAAGGGTTTGGCGAATTGAAAGCGGGCAGGCTTATGGCCAACAACCTCGTTCTAAGACTCGCCACATTATCTCTAATGTATTTATTAAGGATAGTGATACTGATATGGTCGTTGTATCATCAAATTTTATGATTGTTGAGATGAGACGTAGCAAACAAACTATATATTCCGGACGTTTTGAACACCAATTGGTCCGAGAAGAATCATCGTGGAAAATAGGTTCTAAAAAAGTAGAATTGATTAATAATGATGAGTATTTAGGAAATCTTAGTTTTATTTTGTAGTCATATGTATAAAATAACAAAAACCTAAGCAAAGAAGAAAGGAGTTTAAATATGCCGTTCGTAATTACATCACCATGCGAAGGAGAGAAAAACGGTTCTTGTGTCGAAGTGTGCCCTGTTGATTGCATAGATGAAGGAAAGGATATGTTTTTCATTGACCCGGAAATCTGTATAGATTGTGGGGCATGTGAACCTGTATGCCCGGTAGAAGCTATATATCCAGACGATGAAGTGCCTGAAGAAGAAAGCCATTATATTGAATTAAATAGAGTTTATTCCGAAGCTTAAAACGCTATAAAGTGTTCTTAATCTACGTTAAACAAGTGTATACTTTATAATGCTTATAAGCTGGTCAAGTAAAAAGCAAATTTTTATTTATTTGGAGGTACCCAATCGTGAAAGATACATCCGCTGATTTATACGACATCACCGTTATTGGTGGAGGACCTGCCGGACTGTTTACTGCCTTCTATGGTGGAATGCGTCAAGCCAAAGTGAAGATTATTGAGAGCATGCCTCAGCTGGGGGGACAACTTTCTGCACTTTACCCAGAAAAATATATTTATGACGTTGCTGGCTTTCCTAAGATCCGAGCACAAGAACTTGTAGACAATCTAGTCGATCAGATGCAGATGTTTGAACAAACCGTTGTACTTGATCAATCAGTTGAAATGGTAAATAAACTTAATGATGAAACTTTTCGCATTGAGACCGATAAAGAAATTCATTATTCACGTACTATTATCATAGCTGCTGGCGTTGGCGCATTTCAACCGCGAAAGCTAAAAATTGAAGAGGCGACAAAATACGAAGGCAAAAACCTTCATTACTTCATTGACAATCTTGGAGCGTTCAAAAACAAGGATGTTTTAATTTGCGGAGGTGGAGACTCTGCCGTGGACTGGTCGCTTATGCTCGCTAGGGACTCAAATGTCACGCTGACACATCGCCGTGAAAAATTCCGTGCGCATGAACACAGTGTTACTGAATTGAAAGCTGCTCCCATTCAAATGCACACTCCTTTTGAGGTCAGTGAGCTTCGGGGGAATGGAGAGAAAATTGAACAAGTTGTTCTTCAAGAAGTGAAAGGAACCAATCAAAAAATTGTTGACGTTGACAACGTGATCGTTAATTATGGTTTCATTTCATCCCTTGGCCCCATCAAGACTTGGGGTCTCGATACAACGAAGAATTCGATTGTAGTGAATTCACGCATGGAAACAAATATTAAAGGAATTTACGCAGCAGGTGATATTACCACATACGATGGAAAAATCAAGCTGATTGCAACAGGGTTTGGTGAAGCACCAACGGCAGTCAGTAATGCTAAAGCCTATATGGATCCTGAATCTCGTCTGCAACCCGCTCATAGCACTCATATGTTTTGAAAAGATAAATGGTGTTATTCCCAGGCAGCACATGACGTAGGATGTCTTTTTACAAATCAACACTTCTTCTGTAATTTATAAAGAGAAGGAGTGTTTCAATCTATAGAAGGGAAATTATTAATGGATGCCCGAGTGCCAGTGATCGTCATAAATGGATTTTTAGGAAGCGGAAAAACCACTTTACTGAAAAGTCTTATAAAAGAAACTAAAGAAAAAGGATTGAAGGCTTCTGTTTTAATAAATGAGTTCGGAAAAAATGATACAGATGGTCAAATTGTTTCGCCGGAAATTAATAGTAAAGACATTGAAACAATAGTAGATGGATGTATTTGTTGCACAAAAAAAAGTGAAGTAGTATATAGCCTTGAAAAGTTACTCAGGAAAAGTCCTGATGTTATATTTGTGGAATCAACTGGTGTAGCAAACCCGGAAGAGATTGTGGATGCATTCTCTAATCGAGAAATAATTTCTAAGTTATTTTTGTCTAAAATGGTTACTATGATAGATGCACAACAATTATTGGAACAAAATATACTTTTGGATAAAAAACTTCAAAATACTGTGGAAACCCAAATGATAGCTGCTGATTTATTAATTGTAAATAAAATAGACTTAATTGATAAAACGTCTAAACCAGAAATTATTACAGATATACGGGAAAATAATGAACGAGGGAAAATTATTTTTACAACTTACAGTACCTTTGATTATAAATATATTTTTGAATCTGTGACAAATAAGACCAAATCTTTAACATCATTATTTGATCGGGATAGTCAACACGGAAACCTTTCCTACACTTCTCTAGCAACTATAACATTACCTGCACCTAATAACTTAAATGAGGAGAAATTTAAATCTTTTCTTTTATCATTGCATCCAAATTTGTTGCGAGCTAAGGGTTATGTAGGTTTACAAGACAAAAATGGTTTATTCTTATTACAACATGTCAAAAATAATACTGTATTTCAAAAGGTTGAATATCATAAAGAGACTTATTTAACGTTTATTGGAATTGATTTGGATGCAAAACAAATATATGAGGGAATTAATTCACTCCAAAATCAGAACAGCTGAATTGAATATCCAAAATGATGTAGCCCTTGGAATTTGAAGGCGGTGGAGGCCGGCTCCCTGCTGATAATCTTTCTTCACTCTTGTTTTTCCGTTCGCATGAGGTGAGGCTTGAAAAGAAATTCAGTTGTCGATTGATTTCGTATAAGTAAGTTCGGCTGTGTCGCGTCCGAACATCCGCAGGATCAATACAGCGCTACTTCGGGATGTTCTGGGTTTGGCAAAATTATTTGATTTCATTTCCATTGCCATTCGGGCAGAATGCCCCCAGGCAAAATTTGAATATCACTGTTTGTCTCTATGTTCGCTCTACTTCTGATATTGTCAAACCCATTTGATTTCATTTCATTACCGATCGGGCAGAGGCAATGCATGGGTATCATAAGCGATATCCAAAAGTATGCGACCAATCGATCCAGGGTGTAGCGTTTAAAAATCAACCGCGCTCGCGACAAAATTAACCGAATTCATACCGGATGCAGTTTTTGGCTGTTACACTTTTATTGAAGGAGTAATCCTATAAATGAAATCCAATAAAGCATTTGTCGCGACTCATTGGGGATCCTATCAAGTTAAGATTCGCAACGAGGTTGTTGAAAACGTACAAGCATCACGGAAAGACTCTAACCCCTCGTTTATTGGAGAATTATTGTATGATATAACAGATTCTGATTACCGAATTGCCCAGCCCATGGTCAGAGCAGGGTATTTAAAGGGGGATGCCAATCATCGTCAATCTCGAGGAAAGGATTCGTTTGTACCTGTAAGTTGGGAAGAAGGACTTGATCTTGCTGCTTCCGCACTTAAGAATGCAAAAGACAGAGCCGGAAATAGGGGAATTTACGGTGGATCATACGGATGGGCTAGTGCTGGACGATTTCATCATGCAATAAGCCAAGTGAAACGATTTCTAAATACAATCGGGGGGTTTACTTCGAAGGTGAACTCGTACTCTGCGGCTGCGGCGGAAGTTATCACTCCCCATGTGATAGGTAGTAACTTGTATAATGTGACACACTTACTAAATCTTAATGAAGTAGCAAAGCACGGTGATTTCCTTATCGCCTTTGGAGGTATAAATGAATACAATAACCAAGTTGTCCCCGGTGGAGTGGTAAACCACCGTGATAGAGACGCTATAGAAAGACTTATTGAGGCGAGGACTGAGGTCATTTCAATAAGCCCATTAAGATCTGACACGCCCAGTGATTTACCAGTTGAGTGGATGACTCCGAGACCATGCACAGACGTTGCTATTATGTTGGCGATTGCCCATTATCTAGAGACAGAGAATAAGGTTGATTTAGATTTCATTGACCGTTACACAGTAGGTTACGACAAATTTAAAGCCTACCTCCTCGGTCGAAATGACGGTATTGCCAAAGATTCCGCATGGGCAGCAATCGTTACCGGAATCAGTGCAGATGATATTAAACATCTCGCAGCAAAATTCTCTAATGCGCGTTGCCCGGTAATCCAGGTAACACAATCGGTACAACGATCAGAGCACGGTGAGCAATCGTATTGGCTGGCAATCACCCTTGCCGCAATGGTGGGCTCTATTGGAAAACCAGGGGGCGGTGTTGGACTTATAGCAAATGCTAGCGGGTTTAGCGTTCACGGTAGGCCCCCTTTCAAGTGGGAGAGTTTTCCACAAGGTGAGAATCCAGTTTCGCAATCAATCCCTGTTGCCCGTATTGCAGATATGCTGTTAAATCCAGGGGAATCTTATACTTACAACGGGGAGTTGAAAACCTATCCAGATATCGAGCTTATATATTGGGCTGGCGGCAATCCATTTCACCATCACCAAGATTTAAACAAACTTCGGCGTGCTTGGCGTAAGCCAGAGACGGTGATTGTTAATGAATCTGTTTGGACCGCTACAGCACGTCATGCGGACATCGTGTTTCCAGTTACTACATTTCTGGAACGCAACGATTTCGTTTGCGGATGGGGTTCCTATATTTCTCCCTCGAAAAAAGCGTTGGAGAATTACGGTCAATCAAGAAACGATTTTGAAATTTTCTGTGGGTTGGCTGAGCGGCTAGGTGTTCTTGAGGAGTTTTCTGAAGGGCTCGATGAGATGACATGGCTTGAAACTCTTTATCAAGATAGTCGGTCTAACGCGAAAGAGGTGGGAATCGACCTCCCCCCCTTTGACGAATTCTGGGAGAAAGGTGAACCGATTAACTTTGAGTCCCAGATCCCAGAACAGGATACCTTTATGTCACAGTTCCGCAGGGATCCCCAGGGCTACCCACTTTCAACACCATCAGGGAAGATTGAAATCTACTCAAGCACAATCGATTCATTCGGATATTCTGACTGTGGTGGGTACCCTCAATGGTATGACAAACGTGAATTGCTGGGAGGTTCACGTGCGAAAGATTTTCCCTTACACATGATTTCACATCAACCACGCAATAAACTTCATAGTCAGTTGGATTTTGGTAAATTCAGTCGTAAGGATAAAACAAATGGGCGGGAGACGGTGACCTTGAATCCCACCGATGCTAGTGCGCGGGGAATTGAAGATGGTATGATCGTGCGTATCTTTAATGATCGAGGCGCTTGCTTGGCAGGAGCGCGCCTTTCACATGATATCATGCGAGCGGTAATCGCAATTCCCACTGGTGCCTGGTATTGTCCAGATGAAGTTGAAGGTCCAGAGAGCCTAGAGTATCATGGTAATCCAAATGCCTTAACACTGGACTTAGGCACGTCATCCCTTGCGCAAGGTTCAATCGCCCACAGCTGTTTAGTTGACATCGAACCGTTTTATGGCTTCACCCCAGAAATTGACGTACTGTTAAAACCGAGATTTACCTCCAGTACAGACTTATAAATGCTGCTATCATGTGTACAGCCTTATTATGGCATCTAGACATAGTGAAGTGTATTTGTTAGCAAGGTCGAAATTTTCTATTTGACAGAGTTGTCCACCATTTAAACTTCCAAAGTCGCATCTGACTTGGTGAATGCCGGAAGGCTATAAATATACGAGGGAGTTTATTATGTCAATTCCAATTACTGCAGTTATCTTGGCAGCAGGACAATCGAAAAGAATGAATGACTTTAAACAATTATTGCCTATTTGTGGCACTCCTATGTTGGCCAATGTTATCAATAAAGTTTTGTCTTTTCCATTTGAGCGGGTCTTAGGGGTAATTGGTTATCAAGCAGAGTTGTTAATGTCTGAAATTCATGTTGAAGATTCTCGGTTTAGTTGGTTGAACAATAAAGATTATAAAGATGGAATGAGTACGTCACTAAAAAAAGCGGCTGCCTATTGTTCTACACAACATAATGGATTGATGGTTTTTTTGGGTGATCAACCCTTTATAACTCAGGATACTATCCGCAGTTTATTATCTAAAATCGAAGAGCAACGGGCATTAAAAAGAGTAGTTATTCAACCCTCTTATCAAAAGGAAAGGGGTCATCCCGTTTTCCTATCAAAGGAACTATTTCCACATTTATATCGTTTGGAGGGGGATATTGGAGCAAAACAAATTTTTTCAGCTGCAGATATCCATGAAATTTTTCCGGTCAAAGATAAAGGAGTTATTTCAGATATCGATAATCCAAAAGATTATTTTTACAGCTAATAATATCAGTAGGCAGGTTATAGACAATTCATAAATTCATAAAGCAAACAGTGACCCAATTAATTTAGAAAAGTCAATAATCCATCATTGACAATTTAATGAATTTGATTTAAGGTTATGTTAGTTAGTATTAACACACAGTGCATTCGAAATAACCATTTAGGGTGAGTTTGAAGTTCCAGCTTACGGTATACATTAGGAATATATGTAATTTTAAAATTTAATATAGACTTAATAACCGTGAATTTAATTCTGTGATACTTGAGAAATTGAAAATACCAGTAAATTGGAAAATGCCCTGAGTATTTGAAAAATAATAATTATTGGAGAGGAACTATTATGGCTAAGCTTTTAATTCATTTAACGCATGGTCCTGATGCTCCTACACAAGCTGACCGAGCATTTTTAATTGCTAAAACAGCAGTAAGAGAAGGGCACCAGGTTTCAATGTTTTTAGCAGGAAAAGCAGTAGAGTTACTGAGAGATGAAGTCTTAGATAGTGTATTGGGAGTGGGAAAAGGAGTTACTACGGTACGTGAATCTTATAACGAAATTATTGAAGGGAACGGAAAGATTTACTTGTCTCAGGTATCATGCGGAGCAAGAGGAATAACAGATGAAGATTTACAAAATAAAGATGTAGAACTGGGAGAGCCAAATGTTTTGGTGCAATTGACCGTGGAGCACGATCAAGTAATAACCTATGGATAAATAAAATTAAAACATAATTGATTGCGGAGGTATATATCAATGAATATTAATGGAAAAGAGAAATTCGAAGATCCATTAGAAAAGGTTTGGGATTCTTTGCATGATCCAGAAATATTAAAGAACATAATTCCTGGATGTGAAGAATTAAATTATCAAGGTGATGGAGAGTATGAAGTGATTATGAAGCTTGGTGTAGCCGCTGTAAAAGGGGAGTACACAGGAAAGGTCAAACTGGACGATATTGAAAAACCGTATCATTATATATTAACAGCGCAAGGCAGTGGGTCTCCCGGTCATGTGGATGTAGAAATGGATTGTAAATTAAACGAATTAGAAGATGAAGGGTGCGAGCTAGTTTGGGACTGTCAAGCAGACGTTGGAGGTAAAATTGCCGGTGTTGGTTCACGAGTTTTAGGAGGTATCGCAAAATACATGGCTGGTAAGTTTTTCAAGGACATGAAAAGCCAAATGAAAGCAAAAGCTTAAATCAATAACCTACTTGAAAAATTTGGAGGTCAGGGTTATGAAACCAGCACATTTTGAATACTTAAAACCAATTACACCTGATGAGTTGTATAATCAGCTTTCATTTTACGGTGAGGATGCAAAAATCATGGCAGGTGGCCAAAGTTTAGTGCCAATAATGAATATGAGGCTATCAACCCCGAAATATATTATTGATATTAATCATATAGAAGATTTTAGTTATATCAAATTGGACGGAGATCATATTGCCATTGGCGCGTTGACAAGACAGACCGAAGTTGAGAACTCGTCCATCGTAGAAAAATATTGCCCGCTATTACAAGAGGCAATCCGGTATGTAGGTCATGCTCAGATTCGAAATATGGGGACTATTGGAGGGACGATAGCTCATGCAGATCCTTCTGCTGAAGTACCATGTGTTCTCAGTACTTTGAGAGGAGAAATTGTAGTTGCTAATGTTGAAGAAGAGCGGGTTGTGTCACCAGAAGAATTTTTTCTTACGTATATGTTGAGTTCCCTTGAACCCACAGAAGTAATTAAAGAAATTCGAATTCCAATTTTAAGTAAGGATAGCGGTTATGCATTTGAAGAAATAGCTAGGAGAGATGGAGATTTCGCTATCCTTGAAGCCATTGCTGTTATTGACCTTAATGAAAATGGACAGGTAGCTGCCGCTAAGATAGGTGTGGGCGGGGCAGGTCCTACTCCTGAGATTCTGGAAGATGTAGAAGATTTTGTTGTGGGAAAAGAACTTACAGATAATGTGTTAGACGATGCGTGTGAACAAATTAAGGACATTTTAGAGCCTGATAGCGATCTTCACGGGTCAGCTGAATACAGAAAAGATTTAGCATCTGTCTTGGTGAAACGTGCTTTGGAAACTGCGCTCACCAGAGCAAAGGAAGGTGCATAAAACATGACTGAAACTATTAGCGTATTAGTGAATGGTAAAAAAATTACTAGTGAAGTAGAACCTCGATTATTATTATCAGATTATTTGCGTGAAAAATTGGATTTGACTGGCACACATCTAGGTTGTGAACACGGTGTATGTGGTGCTTGTACAATACTTGTTAACGGAAGAACAGTACGTTCATGCCTCATGTTGGCTGTTCAAGTAGATGGATGTGAAGTGGATACTGTTGAATCATTGACAGAAGGAGATGGTATGTTGTCACCCCTACAACAAGCGTTTGCTGATAATCATGCACTACAATGCGGATTCTGCACTCCAGGATTTCTCATGACAATCACAGGGTTTTTAGAAAATAATCCCGACCCAAATGACGAAGAAATTAAGCAAGCAATATCAGGAAATCTATGCCGATGTACTGGCTATACAAATATACTCAAAGCAGTAAAACAGGTTTCTAAAAGCAGGAAGTTGAAAGAGGTAGTTAAAGAATGACATTCACAGGAAAAAATATAAAACGTAAAGAAGATTATCGACTTCTTTCCGGTAATAGCCAATTTGTTGCTGATATGCAGGAACCCGGAATGGCTGAAGCTTTATTTGTGCGAAGCGAACATGCCCATGCAAAACTCAATAAGATTGATATTTCAAAAGCTGAAAATATGGGTGGTGTTTACTCAGTCATTATAGCTGAACATTTTAATGGTGAGGTTGATCAACTCCCTCCACATTCAGAATTTACGTTGCCGCAAAACTTGATTGATGAAATTAATCCAATAATTCAACCTTGTCCGGAGGATATATTAGCCAAAGATCGTGTGATATATGTCGGCCAACCGATTGCCATTATTGTTGCTGACAACAGATACATTGCCGAAGATGCAGCGGAGTTAATAGAAATTGAATATGAGTCACTTCCGTCAATAACTGATCCATACAAGGCTATGGAACAAGATGTAGACATTATTCATGAACAAATGAGCTCTAACATTCAAGCGCAGTTTGATTTGAGTACTGGGAACTATGATCAGGCATTAAAAGATTCTGATAATGTCTTGAAAGAAAGAATAAAGACCCCAAGAGTAGCTGCTAACCCTATAGAAACTAGAGGGATTTTAAGCACATACGATTCACGAAATGGCAAACTTCAAGTGTGGTCATCTACTCAGGTAACGTTTATGGTTCGCAAATACATTTCCAAATTATTAGGTCTTGTTGAACATAATGTACGTGTGGTTGCCCCAGATGTAGGTGGTGGATTTGGGTCAAAATGTGCTGTTTACCCAGAAGAAATTATTATTCCATATCTTTCGATGAAACTTGATCGTCCTGTTCGTTGGATTGAAGATCGTATGGAACACCTTTTAAGCACACGACAATCTCGTGACCAAACTCATGATGTGAAAGTATCTTATAATAATGATGGAACCATAACCGGGATTCAAGACTATTTTGTTCTTGATAATGGTGCATATAATCCTTTGGTACTCACATGTTCATATAACACGGCTGCACATTTACGAGGAGTGTATGACATTCCTAACTTTGTAATAGGAGGTAATTGTGTAGTTACAAATAAGGCACCTACTATTGCTTATCGAGGTGCAGGAAGGCCTGAGGCTGTTTTTGTAATGGATCGAATTATCCATTTGGTTGCAACTAGTCTTGAGTTGGATCCGGTAGAGGTAATGATGAAAAATATGATTAAACCTGAACAATTGCCGTACGACTCAGGTTTGATCTATAGAGATGGAGAAAAAGTCATCTATGATTCCGGCGATTATCCTGATGGTCTAAAACAAGCATTAGAACTTGCCAATTATGACAAATTCCGGAAAGAACAAAAAAAAGTAAAGTCTGATGGATCTTATGTCGGTATCGGTATATCATCATATGTGGAAGGTACTGGTATAGGTCCTCATGAAGGTGCAATTGTTAGATTGGATAGTTCAGGGCATGTAATGGCTTTTGTTGGATCTGCACCACATGGCCAAAGTCATGAGACAACTCTCTCGCAAATTTGTGCAGATGAATTCGGGTTGGATCCTGAAAAGGTAACGGTAAAAGCCGGCGATACGGACTTAATTCCCTACGGGGTAGGAACGTTTGCAAGCCGAGGTGCTGTGACGGCCGGTAATGCCGTACACGTGGCGTCTAAAAAATTACAAGAAAAATTATTAGCTATAGCTGGAGAAATACTAGAGATATCACCATCAGATCTTGAAATGAACGATGGAAAAGTATTTCCACGAGCGATGCAGAATAAATACGTCACCTTAGAAGATCTTGCCTTGGCCGCTAAGCCGGGTCCAAAATGTAAAGTGCCAGAAGGTATGGAACCTGGTGTAGAGGCTACACATTATTTTGTACCTCCTACAGTTACGTATTCCTCAGGTTATCACGTTGCAATAGTAGAAGTAGATGAAGAAACAGGATTTGTAGATATTTTGAAATATTATGTGGTACATGATGCTGGAAAAGTTTTGAATCCAAAGATTGTAGACGGCCAAATCCAGGGTGGTGTTGCCCAAGGAATAGGAGCAGCCTTATACGAAGAATTAGTATATGACGATAATGGCCAGTTACTAACCGGAACATATATGGACTATTTGATTCCAACTGCTATGGAAATCCCTGATGTAGAGATGGACCACCAGGAATTTTTATCAACTAGAAACCCAATGGGAGTCAAAGGTGTAGGAGAAGGTGGGACAATCTCTCCTCCAGCAGCAATAACAAATGCGGTCTGTGATGCACTGAATCCATTAGATATCAAATTGAATGACCTACCGATCAGCCCTTCTAAACTGAGACAACGAATCAAAGTAGCCAAAACTTCTTAAGGAGTCTCGGAATGGACCTCTTTAATAGTGATCAATTAAAGCAACTTCAAAATCAATTAGAGCAAAATCAATATTTTGCTGATTTGGATTTGATAATCTCTATTTTTCTATCTAATAATTTAGAGCGCCCTTTGTTCATTGAGGGGGAGCCAGGAGTCGGAAAAACGGAAATAGCAAAAGTAATGGCCAACGTTCTAAACGCAGAGTTAATCCGCGTTCAATGCTATCCTGGAATGGAAAGTGATGAAATTCTTTACGAATGGAATTATTTAAAACAGATTTTAAGTCTTCGAATGAAGGAAGACCAGTTAAATGAGGCAAATAAAAAAATACACTATATGGATTTATTTTCGAAGGAATTTCTAATAGCGCGCCCATTAATGAAAGCCATTACACAAGAGAAGCCTGTAGTTTTGTTAATAGATGAAATTGATCGAGCAGATGAACGTTTTGAAGCGTATTTACTGGAATATCTGTCGGATTTCCAGATTAGTGTACCTGAACTAGGCACTATCAAAGCATTAAATACGCCTTACGTTACAATAACCTCAAATTCTACAAGGGATATTCACGATGCGCTCAAAAGACGATGCATATATCAGTGGATAGACTTCCCATCATATGAAAAAGAAAAGAGCATTGTTTTATCTAAAACTAATGATTTATCTGCAAAGATGGCTGAACAAATCTGTGTGTTCATGTCCGTGATTAGACAATACCCATTTGAAAAAAAGCCAGGTTTGTCTGAGACCTTAGATTGGGCAGAAGTGGTTACACAGTTGGAAATCAACGAATTGTTTCATAAGGACATAGCAAAAACATTCGGATGCTTATTTAAAAGTAAAGAAGATGTGAGCTTAGCAGAGAATTTATTAGAGCAAATGTTCGGAGAATCTAAATCATTTTTATCAAGATTGAGTTGATAAATGATGAAATACCTTCAAATTAATGATGATATATTTCAATTCTGTCAACTGCTACGTCAAGAAGGGATGAAGGTCAGTCAAGCGGATATCCTTGTAACATTTGATGCCTTACACTATATAAATTTGTTTAACAAAGAGGAAGTCTATTATACATTAAGGGCTGTGCTATGCCGTGATCAGGAAGATTATAAACCATTCGATAGAGTTTTTAAAGGCTTTTGGAAACAAGAAAAATCCTATGCGGGAAAAGAATACGAGGACGATACAACTTTAAAACAAGATGAAGTTGATGATTATAATGAAGATATTATTCATAAACAAAGTCCGAGCATTCAACCACCGGCGGAAGATGGAACTAACACTGGAAATGTAGATGGAACATTTTTGGAAGATAGTATGCTTGAATTTAATAAAGTCG
It includes:
- a CDS encoding nucleotidyltransferase family protein — its product is MSIPITAVILAAGQSKRMNDFKQLLPICGTPMLANVINKVLSFPFERVLGVIGYQAELLMSEIHVEDSRFSWLNNKDYKDGMSTSLKKAAAYCSTQHNGLMVFLGDQPFITQDTIRSLLSKIEEQRALKRVVIQPSYQKERGHPVFLSKELFPHLYRLEGDIGAKQIFSAADIHEIFPVKDKGVISDIDNPKDYFYS
- a CDS encoding NAD(P)/FAD-dependent oxidoreductase produces the protein MVKDTSADLYDITVIGGGPAGLFTAFYGGMRQAKVKIIESMPQLGGQLSALYPEKYIYDVAGFPKIRAQELVDNLVDQMQMFEQTVVLDQSVEMVNKLNDETFRIETDKEIHYSRTIIIAAGVGAFQPRKLKIEEATKYEGKNLHYFIDNLGAFKNKDVLICGGGDSAVDWSLMLARDSNVTLTHRREKFRAHEHSVTELKAAPIQMHTPFEVSELRGNGEKIEQVVLQEVKGTNQKIVDVDNVIVNYGFISSLGPIKTWGLDTTKNSIVVNSRMETNIKGIYAAGDITTYDGKIKLIATGFGEAPTAVSNAKAYMDPESRLQPAHSTHMF
- a CDS encoding indolepyruvate ferredoxin oxidoreductase subunit alpha, with the protein product MPFVITSPCEGEKNGSCVEVCPVDCIDEGKDMFFIDPEICIDCGACEPVCPVEAIYPDDEVPEEESHYIELNRVYSEA
- a CDS encoding CobW family GTP-binding protein, translating into MDARVPVIVINGFLGSGKTTLLKSLIKETKEKGLKASVLINEFGKNDTDGQIVSPEINSKDIETIVDGCICCTKKSEVVYSLEKLLRKSPDVIFVESTGVANPEEIVDAFSNREIISKLFLSKMVTMIDAQQLLEQNILLDKKLQNTVETQMIAADLLIVNKIDLIDKTSKPEIITDIRENNERGKIIFTTYSTFDYKYIFESVTNKTKSLTSLFDRDSQHGNLSYTSLATITLPAPNNLNEEKFKSFLLSLHPNLLRAKGYVGLQDKNGLFLLQHVKNNTVFQKVEYHKETYLTFIGIDLDAKQIYEGINSLQNQNS
- a CDS encoding molybdopterin-dependent oxidoreductase, which gives rise to MKSNKAFVATHWGSYQVKIRNEVVENVQASRKDSNPSFIGELLYDITDSDYRIAQPMVRAGYLKGDANHRQSRGKDSFVPVSWEEGLDLAASALKNAKDRAGNRGIYGGSYGWASAGRFHHAISQVKRFLNTIGGFTSKVNSYSAAAAEVITPHVIGSNLYNVTHLLNLNEVAKHGDFLIAFGGINEYNNQVVPGGVVNHRDRDAIERLIEARTEVISISPLRSDTPSDLPVEWMTPRPCTDVAIMLAIAHYLETENKVDLDFIDRYTVGYDKFKAYLLGRNDGIAKDSAWAAIVTGISADDIKHLAAKFSNARCPVIQVTQSVQRSEHGEQSYWLAITLAAMVGSIGKPGGGVGLIANASGFSVHGRPPFKWESFPQGENPVSQSIPVARIADMLLNPGESYTYNGELKTYPDIELIYWAGGNPFHHHQDLNKLRRAWRKPETVIVNESVWTATARHADIVFPVTTFLERNDFVCGWGSYISPSKKALENYGQSRNDFEIFCGLAERLGVLEEFSEGLDEMTWLETLYQDSRSNAKEVGIDLPPFDEFWEKGEPINFESQIPEQDTFMSQFRRDPQGYPLSTPSGKIEIYSSTIDSFGYSDCGGYPQWYDKRELLGGSRAKDFPLHMISHQPRNKLHSQLDFGKFSRKDKTNGRETVTLNPTDASARGIEDGMIVRIFNDRGACLAGARLSHDIMRAVIAIPTGAWYCPDEVEGPESLEYHGNPNALTLDLGTSSLAQGSIAHSCLVDIEPFYGFTPEIDVLLKPRFTSSTDL
- a CDS encoding FAD binding domain-containing protein, which gives rise to MKPAHFEYLKPITPDELYNQLSFYGEDAKIMAGGQSLVPIMNMRLSTPKYIIDINHIEDFSYIKLDGDHIAIGALTRQTEVENSSIVEKYCPLLQEAIRYVGHAQIRNMGTIGGTIAHADPSAEVPCVLSTLRGEIVVANVEEERVVSPEEFFLTYMLSSLEPTEVIKEIRIPILSKDSGYAFEEIARRDGDFAILEAIAVIDLNENGQVAAAKIGVGGAGPTPEILEDVEDFVVGKELTDNVLDDACEQIKDILEPDSDLHGSAEYRKDLASVLVKRALETALTRAKEGA
- a CDS encoding DsrE family protein → MAKLLIHLTHGPDAPTQADRAFLIAKTAVREGHQVSMFLAGKAVELLRDEVLDSVLGVGKGVTTVRESYNEIIEGNGKIYLSQVSCGARGITDEDLQNKDVELGEPNVLVQLTVEHDQVITYG
- a CDS encoding aromatic-ring-hydroxylating dioxygenase subunit beta, coding for MESTQNIITDIEEFIYKEADLINSEQLNEWLELFTDDAFYWIPSNSDDIDPKKHVSIIYDDRKRLEERVWRIESGQAYGQQPRSKTRHIISNVFIKDSDTDMVVVSSNFMIVEMRRSKQTIYSGRFEHQLVREESSWKIGSKKVELINNDEYLGNLSFIL
- a CDS encoding SRPBCC family protein, translating into MNINGKEKFEDPLEKVWDSLHDPEILKNIIPGCEELNYQGDGEYEVIMKLGVAAVKGEYTGKVKLDDIEKPYHYILTAQGSGSPGHVDVEMDCKLNELEDEGCELVWDCQADVGGKIAGVGSRVLGGIAKYMAGKFFKDMKSQMKAKA